In Magnetovibrio sp. PR-2, the following are encoded in one genomic region:
- a CDS encoding CDGSH iron-sulfur domain-containing protein, with amino-acid sequence MDAPVCSKKAPYVVEAEEGKTYYYCTCGLTENQPFCDGKHKGTDFKPEPYTAEKSGNVYFCGCRASKKGAVCDGEHKNL; translated from the coding sequence ATGGACGCACCCGTCTGCAGCAAAAAAGCCCCCTATGTCGTCGAAGCCGAGGAAGGCAAGACCTATTACTATTGCACCTGTGGGCTCACAGAAAACCAGCCGTTTTGCGATGGCAAGCACAAGGGCACAGACTTCAAACCCGAACCCTACACCGCTGAAAAATCCGGCAATGTGTATTTCTGCGGTTGCCGCGCTTCGAAAAAGGGGGCAGTCTGCGACGGAGAACACAAAAACCTCTAA